The uncultured Desulfobulbus sp. genome window below encodes:
- a CDS encoding PAS domain S-box protein: MGFSKNFFRYREAAKIVSIYIFFGFSWIYFSDTIVGWMVHNEKIITIISILKGVFFIVFTSCLLFFLIVRLQDKINQSTNKLRESEEKFRFLVKNSSDSLVIFNADGSQKYVSPASERITGFSVSELEGRALDSIIHPDDIANVMAAWDEVLTNPKNVITVQYRHIHKTDGWVYSEAIAQSFLNEPAINGVIASVRDITKQKKTEDLLRLRESYLSAMIENLPGLIWLKDTEGRFLTVNSKFANSCGLNDSQLLVGKTDLDIWPKDLAKKYIADDAEILRSKTTLNKEEVIFDKGQRRWFETFKTPISDNQDIVIGSAGYARDITERRRAEEALKSNYALLQIASETAKFGGWSVDLEKNICTWSDAVAEIHDMPFGYSPSVQEAIQFYAPKWRKKITQCFNSCAKEGNSYDEEMEIITQEGKHVWVRATGRAVKNEKEQIIKVQGSFQDITEKKQAEEALRESEEKLHSLFSAMTEMVVVHELVFDDKGMPCNYRILDCNQAFCQITKIKKETAIGKTATEVYKTDSAPYIDLYAGVALSGESDEFVTYYAPMDKHFLVSVVSPRKNLFATITSDITEIKKSQAEREKLQDQLNQSQKMESVGRLAGGIAHDFNNMLSVIIGYAELALEKIDPASPLYANVNSIQQAGKRSADLTRQLLAFARKQTIAPKVIDINDIIEGMLSMLRRLIGEDVDLLWHPGRNVQSIKIDPCQIDQLLANLCVNARDAIDGVGKITLETSEKSFDEDYCQDHPEAKPGDYVLLEVSDNGCGMDKKTMNHIFEPFFTTKEEGQGTGLGLASIYGMIKQNNGFIYVYSELGQGTTFKIYLPVSGTKSAEVSEKPIDNLAEHGNETILLVEDESAILEMTTTMLERIGFRVLAAATPSEAIRLANEYRGRIDLLMTDVVMPEMNGRVLAENLLSHYPDIKRLFMSGYTANVIAHHGVLDDNVHFIQKPFSKKDLGMKLREVLES; this comes from the coding sequence ATGGGGTTTTCAAAGAATTTTTTTAGGTACCGCGAAGCTGCAAAAATTGTCTCCATATATATTTTTTTTGGATTTTCTTGGATTTATTTTTCAGATACGATAGTAGGCTGGATGGTTCATAATGAAAAAATTATAACAATTATAAGTATTCTAAAAGGAGTATTTTTTATTGTATTTACTTCCTGCCTCCTATTTTTTCTCATTGTTCGACTGCAGGATAAAATAAATCAATCAACAAACAAATTACGAGAAAGTGAAGAAAAGTTTCGATTTCTCGTTAAAAACTCTTCAGACAGTTTGGTAATCTTCAACGCAGATGGCAGTCAAAAGTACGTCAGCCCCGCCTCGGAGAGGATTACAGGGTTTTCGGTCAGTGAACTTGAAGGGAGGGCGCTGGACTCCATCATACACCCGGATGATATAGCCAATGTTATGGCAGCGTGGGATGAGGTTTTAACAAACCCCAAAAACGTAATTACTGTACAGTATCGACATATTCATAAAACCGACGGGTGGGTATATTCGGAAGCAATTGCTCAGAGTTTTCTGAATGAACCCGCAATTAACGGAGTAATCGCTAGTGTACGAGACATCACCAAACAAAAAAAAACTGAGGACTTGTTGCGCCTACGCGAATCATATCTTTCTGCAATGATAGAAAATTTACCTGGTTTAATATGGCTGAAAGACACTGAAGGAAGGTTCTTGACAGTAAATTCTAAGTTTGCGAATTCCTGTGGTTTGAATGATTCCCAGCTTTTGGTTGGCAAAACCGATTTGGATATTTGGCCAAAAGATCTGGCTAAAAAATATATTGCAGATGATGCAGAAATTTTAAGATCCAAAACAACACTTAACAAAGAAGAAGTTATTTTTGATAAAGGTCAAAGAAGATGGTTTGAAACATTCAAAACGCCTATATCTGACAACCAAGATATTGTTATTGGTTCGGCCGGTTATGCCCGCGATATAACAGAACGCAGGCGTGCGGAAGAAGCCCTGAAATCAAATTATGCACTGCTTCAAATTGCCAGCGAAACCGCCAAATTTGGAGGTTGGAGTGTCGATTTGGAAAAGAATATCTGTACTTGGTCGGATGCTGTTGCAGAAATTCATGATATGCCTTTTGGTTATTCACCATCTGTGCAGGAAGCCATTCAATTCTATGCCCCAAAATGGCGGAAAAAGATTACACAGTGTTTCAATTCCTGTGCAAAAGAAGGCAATTCCTACGATGAAGAAATGGAGATCATCACACAAGAAGGAAAACATGTCTGGGTAAGAGCAACTGGTAGGGCAGTGAAGAACGAAAAAGAACAAATTATTAAAGTGCAGGGTTCTTTTCAGGATATCACTGAGAAAAAGCAGGCAGAAGAAGCCTTGCGAGAGAGCGAAGAAAAACTTCATTCGCTATTTTCAGCCATGACAGAGATGGTGGTTGTACACGAACTTGTTTTTGATGACAAAGGAATGCCATGTAATTACCGGATTCTGGACTGTAATCAGGCCTTTTGCCAGATAACCAAAATTAAAAAGGAAACAGCGATCGGCAAAACAGCCACAGAAGTATATAAAACCGATTCAGCGCCATATATTGATCTATATGCCGGAGTTGCTCTATCTGGTGAATCGGATGAATTTGTGACTTATTATGCTCCCATGGATAAACATTTTCTTGTCTCTGTAGTTTCGCCTCGAAAGAATCTTTTTGCCACGATTACTTCTGATATCACTGAAATTAAAAAATCCCAAGCTGAACGAGAAAAACTTCAAGACCAGCTTAATCAGTCTCAGAAAATGGAATCGGTTGGTCGTCTGGCCGGCGGCATAGCTCATGACTTTAATAATATGCTGAGTGTAATTATCGGTTATGCCGAGTTGGCCCTTGAGAAAATAGACCCTGCGTCGCCACTTTATGCCAACGTGAATAGCATTCAACAAGCCGGTAAGCGTTCGGCAGATCTAACTCGACAGCTGCTGGCCTTTGCTCGCAAGCAGACCATTGCTCCCAAGGTCATAGATATAAACGATATAATAGAGGGAATGCTTAGTATGCTCCGTCGGCTAATTGGTGAGGATGTCGACCTGCTCTGGCATCCTGGCAGAAACGTCCAATCGATTAAGATCGACCCCTGCCAAATCGACCAACTCCTCGCCAATCTTTGTGTCAACGCTCGGGACGCAATTGACGGAGTGGGCAAGATCACTTTAGAAACAAGTGAAAAAAGTTTTGATGAAGATTATTGTCAAGATCATCCGGAGGCGAAACCTGGAGACTACGTATTGCTCGAGGTTAGCGATAATGGGTGTGGTATGGATAAGAAAACCATGAATCATATCTTTGAACCTTTTTTTACTACCAAGGAAGAAGGTCAAGGTACCGGTCTGGGACTGGCATCGATTTATGGCATGATAAAACAGAATAACGGTTTCATTTACGTTTATAGTGAACTGGGTCAGGGAACGACATTTAAGATTTATTTACCGGTATCTGGTACAAAATCAGCCGAAGTGTCAGAAAAACCCATTGACAACCTTGCCGAGCACGGAAACGAAACCATTCTCCTCGTGGAAGATGAGTCAGCTATTTTGGAAATGACCACCACTATGCTGGAAAGAATTGGATTTAGAGTGTTAGCAGCCGCCACTCCTAGCGAGGCTATCCGCCTGGCTAATGAATATCGGGGAAGGATCGACCTGTTGATGACTGACGTTGTGATGCCAGAAATGAATGGCAGGGTGTTAGCCGAAAACCTTCTCTCCCATTACCCGGATATCAAACGTCTGTTTATGTCCGGCTATACCGCGAACGTTATCGCCCACCACGGCGTGTTGGACGATAACGTACACTTCATTCAAAAACCCTTTTCAAAGAAAGACTTGGGAATGAAATTGCGAGAAGTCCTGGAAAGCTGA